A portion of the Pseudomonadales bacterium genome contains these proteins:
- the dnaJ gene encoding molecular chaperone DnaJ produces the protein MAKRDYYEVLGVDRGADEAEIKKAYRRIAMKHHPDRNPDDKAAEEKFKEANEAYSVLSDPEKKTAYDQFGHAAVDGQGGPGGFGGFGAGGGASFADIFGDVFGDIFGGSGGGRARSGPQRGADLRYNLEIDLEDAVQGATIKIRVPALENCDECKGSGARRGSSPTTCTTCGGAGQIRMQQGFFSVQQTCPQCRGKGKSIKDPCPGCHGRGRVERQKTLSVKIPAGVDTGDRIRLAGEGEAGPEGGPPGDLYVQVSVRSHSIFERDGKNLYCEVPISFADAALGGEIEVPTLEGRVKLRIPAETQTGKMFRLRGKGVKPVRGGTVGDLMCRVAVETPVNLNKRQKELLHELQVSLSESSHKHSPRRSSWFEGVKAFFDEMKP, from the coding sequence ATGGCGAAACGAGACTACTACGAGGTGCTGGGCGTCGATCGCGGTGCCGACGAGGCCGAAATCAAGAAGGCCTACCGACGCATCGCGATGAAACATCACCCGGACCGCAATCCGGATGACAAGGCTGCCGAAGAGAAATTCAAGGAAGCCAACGAAGCCTACTCGGTGCTGTCCGATCCGGAGAAGAAGACCGCGTACGACCAGTTCGGGCACGCAGCGGTCGACGGCCAGGGTGGCCCCGGTGGTTTCGGCGGCTTCGGCGCGGGTGGTGGCGCCAGCTTTGCCGACATCTTTGGCGACGTGTTCGGTGATATTTTCGGTGGCAGCGGCGGTGGACGTGCACGCAGCGGCCCCCAGCGCGGCGCCGACCTGCGCTACAACCTCGAAATCGACCTCGAAGACGCCGTCCAGGGCGCCACGATCAAGATCCGCGTGCCCGCGCTCGAGAACTGCGACGAGTGCAAGGGCAGTGGTGCCCGTCGCGGCAGCTCACCCACGACCTGCACGACCTGCGGCGGCGCTGGCCAGATCCGCATGCAGCAGGGCTTCTTTTCGGTGCAGCAGACCTGCCCGCAGTGTCGCGGCAAGGGCAAGTCGATCAAGGATCCCTGCCCGGGCTGCCATGGTCGTGGACGCGTCGAACGCCAGAAGACGCTGTCGGTCAAGATCCCTGCCGGCGTGGATACCGGAGACCGCATTCGTCTTGCAGGCGAAGGCGAGGCAGGCCCCGAGGGCGGCCCACCCGGCGATCTCTACGTACAGGTTTCGGTGCGCTCGCACTCGATCTTCGAACGCGACGGCAAGAACCTGTACTGCGAGGTCCCGATCAGCTTCGCCGACGCCGCGCTGGGCGGCGAGATCGAGGTACCGACTCTGGAGGGGCGCGTCAAGCTGCGCATTCCGGCCGAAACACAGACCGGCAAGATGTTCCGCCTGCGCGGCAAGGGTGTGAAACCGGTGCGCGGCGGTACCGTCGGTGACCTGATGTGCCGCGTTGCCGTGGAGACCCCGGTCAACCTGAACAAGCGGCAGAAAGAATTGCTGCACGAGCTGCAGGTGTCCCTCAGCGAATCGAGTCACAAGCACTCGCCGCGGCGCAGTTCCTGGTTCGAAGGCGTGAAGGCGTTCTTCGACGAAATGAAACCCTGA
- the dnaK gene encoding molecular chaperone DnaK: MGKIIGIDLGTTNSCVAIMEGGKPKVIENAEGTRTTPSVVAYTDDGEVLVGQSAKRQAVTNPKNTLYAIKRLVGRRFSDDVVQKDIKMVPYAIVKADNGDAWLEAKGQKMAPPQISAQVLKKMKKTAEDYLGEPVTEAVITVPAYFNDSQRQATKDAGRIAGLEVKRIINEPTAAALAFGMDRGPGDHLIAVYDLGGGTFDISIIEIADVDGEKQFEVLSTNGDTFLGGEDFDMRLIEYLAEEFRKENGISLKGDPLAMQRLKEAAEKAKIELSSSQQTEVNLPYITADATGPKHLVVKLSRAKLESLVEDLVERTLEPVRIALKDAGKSAAQIQDVILVGGQTRMPLVQEKVKAFFGKEPRKDVNPDEAVAVGAAIQGAVLSGGVKDVLLLDVTPLTLGIETLGGVATPLIEKNTTIPTRKSQVFSTADDGQTAVTIHVVQGERKKASDNKSLGRFDLADIPPSPRGVPQIEVTFDIDANGILHVSAKDKATGKEQSIVIKASSGLSESEIDKMVRDAEAHAAEDKKFEELVAARNKADGMVHAVNKTLKDAADKVQADEKSRIEAAIKEVEEALKSDDVELIEKKCEALTDASAALAERLYSEQAQSAAGGGAQSAGAEQAEQPKRDDVVDAEFEEVKDK, encoded by the coding sequence ATGGGCAAAATTATCGGAATCGACCTCGGCACCACGAACTCCTGCGTAGCGATCATGGAGGGCGGCAAGCCGAAGGTCATCGAGAACGCCGAAGGGACGCGCACCACGCCGTCGGTCGTCGCGTACACGGATGACGGTGAGGTGCTGGTCGGACAGTCCGCGAAGCGCCAGGCGGTCACCAACCCGAAGAACACGCTGTATGCGATCAAGCGCCTGGTAGGGCGTCGCTTCAGCGACGACGTCGTGCAGAAAGACATCAAGATGGTGCCTTATGCGATCGTGAAGGCCGACAACGGTGACGCCTGGCTCGAGGCGAAGGGCCAGAAGATGGCGCCGCCGCAGATTTCGGCGCAGGTGCTGAAGAAGATGAAGAAGACGGCCGAGGACTACCTCGGCGAGCCGGTGACCGAGGCGGTCATCACGGTGCCTGCCTACTTCAACGACTCGCAGCGCCAGGCCACCAAGGACGCCGGGCGCATCGCGGGCCTCGAGGTCAAGCGCATCATCAACGAGCCGACCGCGGCGGCGCTCGCCTTCGGCATGGACAGGGGCCCGGGTGATCACCTGATTGCGGTCTACGACCTGGGTGGCGGAACGTTCGATATCTCGATCATCGAGATCGCCGACGTCGACGGCGAGAAGCAGTTCGAGGTGCTGTCCACGAACGGTGACACCTTCCTCGGCGGCGAAGACTTCGACATGCGCCTGATCGAGTACCTCGCGGAGGAGTTCCGCAAGGAGAACGGCATCTCGCTGAAAGGCGATCCGCTGGCGATGCAGCGCCTGAAGGAGGCGGCCGAGAAGGCGAAGATCGAGCTGTCGTCGAGCCAGCAGACCGAAGTCAACCTGCCGTACATCACGGCGGACGCCACCGGGCCGAAGCACCTCGTCGTGAAGCTCTCGCGTGCCAAGCTCGAATCGCTGGTCGAGGACCTCGTCGAGCGCACGCTTGAACCGGTGCGCATCGCACTGAAGGACGCCGGCAAGAGTGCCGCGCAGATCCAGGACGTGATCCTCGTCGGTGGCCAGACGCGCATGCCGCTGGTGCAGGAGAAGGTCAAGGCCTTCTTCGGCAAGGAGCCGCGCAAGGACGTGAACCCGGACGAGGCGGTCGCCGTCGGTGCCGCGATCCAGGGCGCCGTGCTTTCGGGCGGCGTGAAGGACGTGCTGCTGCTCGACGTGACCCCGCTCACGCTCGGCATCGAAACGCTGGGTGGCGTGGCTACCCCGCTGATCGAGAAGAACACCACCATCCCGACCCGCAAGTCGCAGGTGTTCTCGACCGCGGACGACGGCCAGACTGCGGTGACCATCCACGTGGTGCAGGGCGAGCGCAAGAAGGCGAGCGACAACAAGTCGCTGGGTCGCTTCGACCTTGCCGATATCCCGCCGTCGCCGCGCGGCGTGCCGCAGATCGAGGTCACGTTCGACATCGACGCCAACGGCATCCTGCACGTCTCGGCGAAGGACAAGGCGACCGGCAAGGAGCAGTCGATCGTGATCAAGGCCTCCAGTGGCCTGTCCGAGTCCGAGATCGACAAGATGGTGCGTGACGCCGAAGCACACGCGGCCGAGGACAAGAAGTTCGAGGAGCTGGTTGCAGCGCGCAACAAGGCCGACGGTATGGTGCATGCGGTCAACAAGACGCTGAAGGACGCCGCCGACAAGGTGCAGGCGGACGAGAAGTCGCGCATCGAGGCAGCGATCAAGGAAGTCGAGGAGGCGCTGAAGTCAGACGACGTCGAGCTGATCGAGAAGAAGTGCGAGGCGCTCACCGACGCCTCCGCGGCGCTCGCCGAGCGGCTGTATTCCGAGCAGGCGCAGAGCGCCGCTGGCGGCGGTGCCCAGTCCGCAGGCGCGGAGCAGGCCGAGCAGCCCAAGCGTGACGACGTCGTCGACGCCGAGTTCGAGGAGGTCAAGGACAAGTAG
- the grpE gene encoding nucleotide exchange factor GrpE: MVTAEENRQNAGNGAAQNETPQAGVTGGENPQAAQATDAPDTDAELAGMREQLLATEDRMLRVQAEAQNMIRRAERDVENARKFALERFTGALLPVIDNLERALAAMNGADEATRSLFDGVELTHRSFLDVLQKFDVAVVDPVGQPFNPELHEAMSMIESPGAAPNSVVAVMQKGYTLNGRLVRAAMVVVARPPTAHVDTTA, from the coding sequence ATCGTGACGGCAGAGGAAAACAGGCAGAACGCCGGCAATGGCGCGGCGCAGAACGAAACGCCACAAGCGGGGGTGACGGGCGGGGAGAACCCGCAGGCAGCGCAAGCGACGGACGCACCGGATACGGACGCCGAACTGGCCGGCATGCGCGAACAGTTGCTGGCCACCGAGGACCGCATGCTGCGCGTGCAGGCCGAGGCGCAGAACATGATCCGCCGTGCCGAGCGCGACGTGGAGAACGCACGCAAGTTCGCGCTCGAACGTTTCACCGGCGCCCTGTTGCCGGTGATCGACAACCTCGAGCGTGCGCTGGCTGCGATGAACGGTGCCGACGAGGCGACGCGTTCGCTGTTCGATGGCGTGGAGCTCACGCACCGCTCGTTTCTCGACGTGCTGCAGAAGTTCGACGTTGCGGTGGTCGACCCCGTCGGGCAGCCGTTCAACCCCGAGCTGCACGAGGCGATGTCGATGATCGAATCACCGGGTGCCGCGCCGAACAGCGTGGTGGCGGTGATGCAGAAGGGCTACACGCTGAACGGCCGCCTGGTGCGCGCGGCGATGGTCGTGGTCGCCCGGCCGCCCACGGCGCATGTGGATACCACCGCCTGA
- a CDS encoding TIGR03619 family F420-dependent LLM class oxidoreductase: MRFGFHMFMVPPSEHQEIARTADAWGWDSVQVADAPFFPEKVSVPYPYTPDGSRFWPLDVEVLDPWIAITNMAAVTRRIRFLPSVLRLAIRQPLLEAKNLFSVAAVANDRLAVGVGLAWMPEEFKWLGQDMKTRGARQDEAIQIIRLLMQGGFQEFHGEHYDFDRLIMAPVPKKPIPIYVGGTTPPALKRAARLGDGWVSVIHNKEDVPGVLAELNGYRREYGRENLPFDIMMHCPNADSLDDIRRLEDMGVTDLQATPWSMPGILAEMGVGTIMQQQPSLEVKLDAIKHYADRVIAKL; encoded by the coding sequence ATGCGGTTCGGATTCCACATGTTCATGGTTCCCCCGTCGGAGCATCAGGAGATCGCCCGCACCGCCGACGCCTGGGGCTGGGACAGCGTCCAGGTGGCCGACGCGCCCTTCTTCCCGGAAAAGGTGTCCGTTCCCTACCCCTATACGCCGGATGGTTCGCGCTTCTGGCCGCTCGACGTCGAGGTGCTCGATCCGTGGATCGCGATCACCAACATGGCGGCCGTCACGCGCCGCATCCGCTTCCTGCCTTCGGTGCTCAGGCTGGCGATCCGCCAGCCGTTGCTCGAAGCGAAGAACCTGTTCTCGGTAGCTGCCGTCGCCAATGACCGGCTTGCCGTGGGAGTGGGCCTGGCGTGGATGCCGGAAGAGTTCAAATGGCTCGGCCAGGACATGAAGACCCGCGGCGCCCGCCAGGACGAAGCGATCCAGATCATCCGCCTGCTGATGCAAGGCGGTTTCCAGGAATTCCACGGCGAGCACTACGATTTCGACCGCCTGATCATGGCCCCGGTCCCGAAGAAGCCGATCCCGATCTACGTGGGCGGCACGACCCCGCCGGCGCTGAAGCGCGCCGCGCGCCTTGGCGACGGCTGGGTCAGCGTGATCCACAACAAGGAGGACGTGCCGGGTGTGCTGGCTGAACTGAACGGTTACCGGCGCGAATACGGGCGCGAGAACCTGCCCTTCGACATCATGATGCACTGTCCGAATGCCGATTCCCTCGACGATATCCGCCGCCTGGAAGACATGGGAGTCACCGATCTGCAGGCGACCCCGTGGAGCATGCCCGGCATTCTGGCCGAGATGGGCGTTGGCACGATCATGCAGCAGCAGCCGTCGCTCGAGGTGAAGCTGGACGCCATCAAACACTACGCGGACCGGGTCATCGCGAAGCTGTAG
- the hrcA gene encoding heat-inducible transcription repressor HrcA: MSGVPISERQQVLLRTLVGLYIRAGQPVGSRTLVQHSGVAVSPATVRALMADLENRGYVATPHTSAGRIPTAKGYRFFIDGLVTMQPMLHEEIQALKAQLGSDKTTAELLAATSNLLSVITHQAGLVTVPRQDEVTLRHVEFLPLAGSRVLVILVLNEKEVQNRIIHTEREYEEHELRVAANFVNAHFSGHGLASIRDALLNTLRNTRETIDSLLEAAMDLASRALATDENKKDAGYVVAGQSHLLDAASAANMARLRELFEAFQQQKDILHLMERSARADGVQIFIGEEADYEPLVDFSLVTAPYQEGGRTVGVIGVIGPTRMAYDRVIPVVDVTARMLTAALRSS, from the coding sequence ATGAGCGGTGTGCCGATTTCCGAACGCCAGCAGGTGTTGCTGCGCACCCTCGTGGGGCTTTATATCCGTGCGGGTCAGCCCGTCGGTTCGCGCACGCTGGTGCAGCACAGCGGCGTGGCGGTGAGTCCGGCCACCGTGCGTGCGCTGATGGCCGATCTCGAGAACCGCGGTTACGTTGCCACGCCGCACACCTCGGCCGGACGCATTCCCACCGCAAAGGGCTACCGCTTCTTCATCGACGGTCTGGTCACGATGCAGCCGATGCTGCACGAGGAGATCCAGGCGCTGAAGGCCCAGCTCGGCTCTGACAAGACCACGGCCGAGCTGCTGGCCGCCACCTCGAACCTGCTGTCGGTCATCACCCATCAGGCAGGGCTGGTCACGGTGCCACGGCAGGACGAGGTCACGTTGCGCCACGTCGAATTCCTGCCGCTCGCGGGATCGCGCGTGCTGGTGATCCTGGTGCTGAACGAGAAGGAGGTGCAGAACCGCATCATCCACACCGAACGCGAATACGAAGAGCACGAACTGCGTGTCGCCGCGAATTTCGTCAATGCGCATTTCTCCGGGCACGGCCTGGCGTCGATCCGCGACGCGCTGCTGAATACGCTGCGCAACACGCGTGAGACGATCGACAGCCTGCTCGAGGCGGCGATGGACCTCGCCAGCCGGGCGCTGGCAACCGATGAAAACAAGAAGGATGCCGGTTATGTGGTTGCCGGGCAGTCACACCTGCTGGATGCGGCATCTGCTGCCAACATGGCGCGGCTGCGCGAACTGTTCGAGGCGTTCCAGCAGCAGAAGGACATCCTGCACCTGATGGAGCGCAGCGCTCGTGCCGACGGCGTGCAGATCTTCATCGGCGAAGAGGCGGACTATGAACCGCTGGTCGACTTCAGCCTGGTGACCGCACCGTACCAGGAAGGCGGGCGCACGGTCGGCGTGATCGGCGTGATCGGCCCCACGCGCATGGCCTACGACCGCGTGATCCCGGTCGTCGACGTCACCGCCCGCATGCTGACGGCCGCGCTGCGCTCCTCCTGA
- the recN gene encoding DNA repair protein RecN, which yields MLHHLSIRNYTLIPALDLDLDEGLTVVTGETGAGKSIVLDALGLALGNRADSRAIRAGAERLEVSASFDLRDTPAAAAWLAERELDDAGECQLRRVVTRDGRSRAWINGRPATLQDIKELGDLLVDIHGQHEHHSLLARASQQRLMDEYGEHLPLLRHVSAACGAWRASHDELASLRTSSREREDRARLLAYQLGELDELALAPNECEALEQEQRLLANAGEITHTIAAVLALCEGDGDGGLLSGLRRACTTMHGLGELGEQADSARQLLESAHIQVDEARRELQSLAERLEADPQRLAEVEARLSAIYTAARKHRVAATALPALRDEMHREVQGLQGSDERIAELETQEHARRTAWKALADELSAARAVTAGRIALQVGEQLAFLGMENCRFSVAIRPLADPDPTPAGAEQIEFLVATNPGAAPDALARVASGGELSRISLAIQVIIASRATTPTVIFDEVDVGIGGATADAVGKLLQTLAARIQVICVTHLPQVAARGTQHLRAMKRSDGESTAAELQHLDDEERVEELARMLGASTITRKTTAHAREMLEAAR from the coding sequence ATGCTGCATCACCTCTCGATCCGCAACTACACCCTGATCCCGGCGCTCGATCTCGATCTGGACGAGGGACTGACGGTCGTCACCGGAGAAACCGGAGCCGGCAAGTCGATCGTGCTCGACGCCCTCGGACTCGCACTCGGCAACCGTGCCGATTCACGCGCGATCCGCGCCGGTGCCGAACGACTGGAAGTCAGTGCGAGCTTCGACCTCCGCGACACCCCTGCGGCAGCCGCGTGGCTCGCCGAGCGCGAACTCGACGATGCCGGCGAATGCCAGTTGCGCCGCGTCGTGACCCGCGACGGACGCAGCCGCGCGTGGATCAACGGTCGCCCGGCCACGCTGCAGGACATCAAGGAACTCGGCGACCTGCTGGTCGACATCCACGGGCAGCACGAGCATCACTCGCTGCTGGCACGCGCGTCCCAGCAGCGGCTCATGGACGAATACGGCGAACACCTGCCGCTGTTGCGCCATGTATCGGCGGCGTGCGGTGCTTGGCGCGCGAGCCACGACGAACTCGCCTCACTGCGCACCAGCAGTCGCGAGCGCGAGGACCGGGCACGGTTGCTGGCGTATCAGCTCGGGGAGCTGGACGAACTCGCGCTGGCGCCGAACGAATGCGAGGCGCTGGAGCAGGAACAACGCCTGCTGGCCAACGCGGGTGAAATCACGCACACGATCGCTGCAGTGCTCGCGCTGTGCGAAGGCGACGGCGACGGTGGCCTGCTGTCGGGGTTGCGGCGTGCCTGTACCACGATGCACGGGCTCGGCGAACTCGGCGAGCAAGCCGACAGTGCACGCCAGTTGCTCGAGTCTGCGCATATCCAGGTCGACGAGGCGCGCCGCGAACTGCAGTCGCTGGCGGAGCGTCTCGAAGCCGACCCGCAGCGACTGGCCGAGGTGGAAGCACGGCTGTCGGCAATTTATACCGCCGCGCGCAAGCATCGCGTTGCAGCGACGGCATTGCCGGCATTGCGCGACGAGATGCACCGCGAGGTGCAGGGGCTGCAAGGATCGGACGAGCGCATCGCAGAACTCGAGACGCAGGAACACGCGCGGCGCACCGCGTGGAAAGCACTGGCAGACGAGCTGAGTGCAGCGCGCGCGGTGACCGCCGGGCGCATCGCGCTGCAGGTCGGCGAACAACTGGCGTTCCTCGGCATGGAGAACTGCCGCTTCAGCGTGGCGATCCGGCCGCTGGCAGACCCGGATCCGACGCCGGCGGGTGCCGAGCAGATCGAGTTCCTGGTGGCGACGAATCCCGGTGCAGCGCCCGATGCGCTCGCGCGCGTGGCGTCGGGTGGGGAGCTCTCGCGCATCAGCCTCGCGATCCAGGTCATCATCGCCAGTCGCGCGACGACGCCGACGGTGATCTTCGACGAAGTCGACGTGGGCATCGGCGGCGCAACGGCCGATGCAGTGGGCAAATTGCTGCAGACGCTGGCCGCGCGCATCCAGGTGATCTGCGTGACGCACCTGCCGCAGGTGGCGGCACGCGGCACGCAGCACCTGCGCGCGATGAAACGCAGCGACGGCGAATCGACCGCTGCCGAGCTGCAGCACCTCGATGACGAGGAACGCGTGGAAGAGCTCGCGCGCATGCTCGGTGCCAGCACGATCACGCGCAAGACCACGGCGCACGCGCGCGAGATGCTCGAGGCCGCACGCTAG
- the fur gene encoding ferric iron uptake transcriptional regulator, producing MMESSRLKKAGLKVTAPRLKILQMLMSRPPASQHMSAEDVYRALLEAGEDVGLATVYRVLTQFESAGLVERHNFEGGHSVFELARGGHHDHIVCVDTGRVVEFHDDEIEARQRAIVAEHGFELVGHSLVLYVRENPS from the coding sequence GTGATGGAAAGCAGTCGACTCAAGAAGGCCGGGCTCAAGGTGACGGCTCCGCGCCTGAAGATTCTGCAGATGCTTATGTCGCGCCCGCCGGCCAGCCAGCACATGAGTGCGGAGGACGTCTACCGCGCGTTGCTCGAAGCAGGGGAAGACGTCGGTCTCGCGACCGTCTATCGCGTGCTCACGCAATTCGAATCGGCCGGGCTGGTCGAGCGTCACAATTTCGAAGGTGGTCATTCGGTGTTCGAGCTGGCGCGCGGTGGACACCACGATCACATCGTGTGCGTCGATACCGGCCGCGTCGTCGAGTTCCACGACGACGAGATCGAAGCACGGCAGCGCGCGATCGTTGCCGAACATGGTTTCGAACTGGTGGGTCACAGCCTGGTGCTGTACGTGCGCGAGAATCCTTCCTGA
- a CDS encoding outer membrane protein assembly factor BamE, whose product MQRLTVVALLCMTLAGCGGVRLGFPGVYRIDVAQGNIVTQDMIDKLKPGMTKRQVRFVMGTPLVIDTFAPDRWDYVYRYARAGEPETEERASLFFENDVLTRISGTLAPSATGDTQAGQETDEP is encoded by the coding sequence ATGCAAAGACTTACGGTTGTTGCCCTGCTCTGCATGACGCTGGCCGGTTGCGGCGGTGTTCGCCTCGGCTTTCCGGGTGTTTACCGCATCGATGTCGCACAGGGCAACATCGTCACGCAGGACATGATCGACAAGCTCAAGCCCGGCATGACGAAGCGCCAGGTGCGATTCGTGATGGGCACGCCGCTGGTGATCGACACCTTCGCACCCGATCGCTGGGACTATGTCTACCGCTACGCACGGGCCGGTGAACCGGAAACGGAAGAACGCGCCAGCCTGTTCTTCGAGAACGACGTGCTCACGCGCATCAGCGGCACGCTCGCTCCATCCGCAACCGGCGACACGCAAGCCGGGCAGGAAACGGACGAACCCTGA
- a CDS encoding RnfH family protein yields MEGCIRVEVAYALPERQRIVVLEVPPGTTVFDAAERSGIASMFDGIDLATAKLGIFGKAVANPRTQVLENGERVEIYRPLRADPKDARKARARKAASTRD; encoded by the coding sequence ATGGAAGGGTGCATTCGCGTCGAGGTCGCCTACGCGCTTCCTGAACGCCAGCGCATCGTCGTGCTCGAGGTTCCGCCTGGAACGACGGTGTTCGATGCGGCCGAGCGTTCGGGAATCGCCTCGATGTTCGACGGCATCGACCTGGCGACTGCTAAGCTGGGCATCTTCGGCAAAGCAGTGGCGAACCCGCGCACGCAGGTGCTCGAAAACGGCGAGCGCGTGGAGATCTACAGGCCGTTGCGTGCCGATCCGAAGGACGCGCGCAAGGCGCGAGCGCGCAAGGCAGCTTCAACCAGGGATTGA
- a CDS encoding type II toxin-antitoxin system RatA family toxin — translation MTTRIERSALLLYPAPAMFDLVNDIESYPSFMDGCVGVEVLVRTDTAVEARLHLAKAGIRQSFTTRNLIEPGHIRLELVEGPFDSFEGLWGFEALRDDACKVSLYLAFRMRNVLAGRAARKLFDSMANTLVDALCRRARQVYGER, via the coding sequence ATGACTACCCGCATCGAACGCAGCGCCCTGCTGCTCTACCCCGCGCCGGCGATGTTCGATCTGGTGAACGACATCGAGTCGTATCCCAGCTTCATGGACGGTTGCGTCGGCGTCGAGGTGCTCGTACGCACCGATACCGCGGTCGAGGCACGTCTGCATCTGGCGAAGGCCGGTATCCGCCAGAGCTTCACGACGCGCAACCTCATCGAGCCCGGGCATATCCGACTTGAACTCGTCGAAGGGCCTTTCGACAGCTTCGAGGGTTTGTGGGGTTTCGAGGCGCTGCGTGACGACGCCTGCAAGGTCAGCCTGTATCTGGCGTTTCGCATGCGCAACGTGCTCGCCGGACGCGCTGCTCGCAAACTGTTCGATTCGATGGCCAACACCCTGGTCGATGCGCTGTGCCGACGTGCAAGGCAGGTCTATGGTGAGCGCTGA
- the smpB gene encoding SsrA-binding protein SmpB produces MSRKKAGTGSTTIALNRKAGFDYFIEERFEAGIVLEGWEVKSLRAGRAQLVDSYVLLKDGEAWLLGARIEPLPSASTHFVTSPDRTRKLLLNQRELSKLFAGVQREGYTAVCTALYWKRHLVKCEIALAKGKKQHDKRATEKDRDWALQKQRLSRHAK; encoded by the coding sequence ATGAGCAGGAAGAAGGCGGGAACGGGCAGCACCACGATTGCCCTCAACCGCAAGGCCGGATTCGACTACTTCATCGAGGAGCGCTTCGAGGCCGGAATCGTGCTCGAAGGCTGGGAAGTGAAGAGCCTGCGTGCCGGCCGCGCACAACTGGTAGACAGCTACGTGCTGCTGAAGGACGGCGAGGCATGGCTGCTCGGCGCGCGTATCGAACCGCTGCCGAGTGCGAGCACCCACTTCGTTACCAGCCCCGATCGCACCAGGAAACTGCTGCTGAACCAGCGCGAACTTTCGAAGCTGTTCGCGGGAGTGCAACGTGAGGGATACACCGCGGTGTGCACGGCGCTGTACTGGAAACGCCACCTCGTGAAGTGCGAGATTGCGCTCGCCAAAGGCAAGAAGCAGCACGACAAGCGCGCAACCGAAAAAGACCGCGACTGGGCGCTACAGAAGCAGCGCCTGTCCCGGCATGCCAAATAG
- a CDS encoding LacI family transcriptional regulator, producing MSKKHRGHAKGDPVTYQTPLPAGGVQMETFLPWTLVRRGLKKQVITPLDAPQEFLDEALRERQVREMAQDTPFMRALGLAHHWQRLLDEGRFSSMTEIAAAEGIDLGQASKMSRLAQLAPDLIDAIALGRLEVGVSQLLRGKLSASWLAQREALVAGWR from the coding sequence GTGAGCAAGAAGCATCGCGGCCACGCCAAGGGCGACCCAGTGACTTACCAGACGCCGCTGCCTGCTGGCGGCGTGCAGATGGAAACTTTCCTGCCCTGGACACTGGTGCGCCGGGGCCTGAAAAAGCAGGTCATCACGCCGCTGGACGCGCCGCAAGAATTCCTGGACGAGGCCCTCCGTGAGCGGCAGGTGCGCGAGATGGCGCAGGACACCCCCTTTATGCGGGCGCTCGGCCTCGCGCACCACTGGCAGCGCCTGCTGGACGAAGGACGGTTCAGCTCGATGACCGAGATCGCGGCGGCCGAAGGCATCGACCTCGGCCAAGCGAGCAAGATGAGCCGACTGGCGCAACTGGCCCCCGACCTGATCGATGCCATCGCCTTGGGACGCCTCGAGGTGGGTGTCAGCCAGTTGCTGCGCGGCAAGTTGTCGGCGTCCTGGCTGGCCCAACGTGAGGCGCTGGTGGCAGGCTGGCGCTGA
- a CDS encoding site-specific recombinase resolvase — MVFWLASSLGRRGVQRVAADDRHIHDVTLLDGVARAFYWQHLLDTGAMQSGSAIARAEKLHHSVVNELLRLTLLAPDIIEQFMAGKQPRRLTLMWFQRNRLMVDWHAQRQLMASFEENV; from the coding sequence ATGGTGTTCTGGCTCGCCAGCAGCCTCGGGCGGCGGGGCGTCCAACGCGTGGCTGCCGACGACCGGCACATCCACGACGTGACACTGCTCGACGGTGTGGCACGGGCCTTCTACTGGCAGCACCTGCTGGACACCGGCGCGATGCAGAGCGGGTCGGCCATCGCCCGCGCCGAGAAGCTGCACCACTCGGTGGTCAACGAACTGCTGCGACTGACCCTGCTGGCCCCCGACATCATCGAGCAGTTCATGGCGGGCAAGCAGCCACGGCGGTTGACGCTGATGTGGTTTCAGCGAAACCGCCTGATGGTCGACTGGCACGCCCAGCGCCAGCTCATGGCCAGTTTTGAGGAAAATGTGTGA